A window of Roseobacter fucihabitans genomic DNA:
TCACCATCGGCAGATCGTTTTCGAGAAAGTCGACCAGCTCGCGCCCCATGCCAAGGCGCGCGTTCAGCATCGAGATTGGTTGTTCTCGCCCGCGTGCCGCCTGCGCCTTTCCCACCTCCACCCGCACAGTGCCGAACACGCGGGTGTCATAGGCGCGGCGCGCGACGCTGACTACAATCAAAGCCGCCATAACGATGACCAGTTGAAACAACGCGTGCGTATCTTGCGCCAGCAACCCGTCAATTGCGAACCCGATGAAAAGGGGGATCAAAGCGGTAAGGGCAGTCTCGAACAGCGTTAGCAACCACGTTAGCCCGATACGACGCCAGAACCGTCGCAGCAGGGCCGGAATTGTGATCGGACCATCCTTCAGCATCGGTCAGACCTGGCCGCCGCTCTGAGTATCACGAAGACGACAAAGGAGACAGGCAGGACGCGCAGCATCAGGATGCGCCCTTGGAGACATTGGCGATCCAGTCTGTGAGGGTTTCGAGAACGTCACCCTCAAAGGCATTGCGGCCTGACAGAACAAACCTTGCCTGCGTAGCTAAGGGCCATTGATCGGGAAGTTGGTAGTTGTAGCGATTTGCCGACAGCAACGCATGTGTGGCGACGGGAACGATGTGAAACTGACTAAGCGGATGCACCCCGTCCAGCAGCGACCTGTAAACGGAAACCGTTTCCTGCGGGTCTGTGTTCAAGTCTTCGGCTCCCGACAAAACCAGCACCGGCAGGGTCAGTCCAGCAATGTTGCGGCGGGCATCTTCACGAAAGTTCAGTCGGGCAAAGTGAAACCTGTCTTCGGATAGGATCCGATCCTCGGACTGACCAATGGCGCGTTCCGCCCCAATGTATTCCTCGTACGTTGTATCGCCCCCGAACCAGACACGGTGCGCCGCCGCTTGCCGCGTCAGCTCCACCACAATTTCAGTAGGTGTCTTACCTTCCTGCTCCAACCGGATGGCCGCGTAGTAGCGACCTTGGGCCTGCCAGTTGATCGCACCGCCCATGATCACCAGAAATGAGACATCATCTGTTTGTGCAGACGCACGCGGCAAAACCCAGCCCGCTTGTGAAAATCCAACCAAGCCAATGCGCCTTTGTTCGAACCCCGACACTTGCCGAAGAGCCGCAACAGCGGCGAGTGTTTCATCCGCGCGATCCTGCATGGATTGGTGCAGCCAGTTTCCAGTGGACGCGCCCACACCCGGCTTGTCCCAGCTGAACACCGAGATCCCTGCGTCGAGCAGTGTGTTGACGAGCGGCAGATAGCCACTATCGGACCAACGGTCTTGGGCCCCGTCGCCATGGACAAGAAGCACGACAGGACCATCGGTGGACGCCATGATCAACGTTCCTTCCAGCTCGTTGCCGCCTTGGGAAAATGACACGGTCTTCTGATCGTTCTGCGGAAGTTCAAAGTCCGTGATGTTTGAAAACTTGAGGATAAGCCCGACAATCAGCACGAGCTGGACGACAAGACCCGTGACAGTGAGAAACGTGCGACGCATATCAGTCTCCTTGGGGTGTCAAAGCAGAGCGCACAAATGAAATCAGAGCCTCAGTTTCGCGCTTTTTCGGCTTTTTCCCCGTTAGCCCGACACGCAGTGCAAAGCCTTCGATGGTATCGAGAACTAGACCGGCACTTTCGTTTGCTTGGGTTTTTTCCTGTCCACAATCCGCAATTGCCTTCGCCAATGTGTCCACCAGCATTGCCCGATTACCGCTGAACAGGCCTTCGATCGCGGGGTTGCGCAGGGCTTCCGACGTGATCTCGACCGTCAGGACCGCCGATACGGGGTCAGCGCAGTAGGCAAAGTAACTTTTGACGAAGACATCGACCGCTTGTCGCGCATCGCTACAAGTCGCAACCTGCGCCACAACCTCGGCAAGCCCCGCCGTTTCAATTTGCGCGATCTCCGCGATTAAGTCGTCTCGTCCGGGAAAGTGGTTGTAAAGGTTTCCAACACTTACCCCGGCCTGCGATGCGATGTCGCGCATTCCCGTCCGGGCAATGCCTTGTTCGACGAAACAGGTGATTGCCGTCTCGACCAAAAGCGTGCGGCGGGCGCGTGTCGTCTCTTCACGATTGGTCCGTTCCGGTTTGGTATTTTCCATGTTGACCCTTTTTGTGTGTCTGCGCAGTATTATTCAGTGAACAATCGTTCATCGAATCAATAGCAGAGAGATACGGAGATGAAAATGCAGAATCACTGGTATTCTGACCTTTTGTGCGTTTCGCGTTCAGGTCAGGGGCTTCGTCATGACAGTTGAAACGCTCACTGACCTCTTTGAGACATCATTTCTACTGATCATCGTGGGTACGATCTTCCTGATCAATCTTGCCCTGACCACCGGCGAAGTGATCCTTGATCTTGCCACAGAAAAAGAACGTCGCTGGAAGGACAGCGCCTCGAACTGTGTAATCTTCATTGTTGGTCAGGTCTTGGACGGTACGATCTTTGCCTCCATCGGCTTTATTGGCCTGCTACCGTTCTACTGGCTTGTGCCATGGGAAATTCCGATGCTGTGGTGGACCTGGATACTGGCGTTTTTAGCAGCTGACTTTACCTATTATTGGCTGCACCGGATCGAGCACGAACGCCGCATCCTGTGGGCCAGCCACTCTGTCCATCACTCGTCAGAGGATTAT
This region includes:
- a CDS encoding S9 family peptidase, with product MRRTFLTVTGLVVQLVLIVGLILKFSNITDFELPQNDQKTVSFSQGGNELEGTLIMASTDGPVVLLVHGDGAQDRWSDSGYLPLVNTLLDAGISVFSWDKPGVGASTGNWLHQSMQDRADETLAAVAALRQVSGFEQRRIGLVGFSQAGWVLPRASAQTDDVSFLVIMGGAINWQAQGRYYAAIRLEQEGKTPTEIVVELTRQAAAHRVWFGGDTTYEEYIGAERAIGQSEDRILSEDRFHFARLNFREDARRNIAGLTLPVLVLSGAEDLNTDPQETVSVYRSLLDGVHPLSQFHIVPVATHALLSANRYNYQLPDQWPLATQARFVLSGRNAFEGDVLETLTDWIANVSKGAS
- a CDS encoding TetR/AcrR family transcriptional regulator, with amino-acid sequence MENTKPERTNREETTRARRTLLVETAITCFVEQGIARTGMRDIASQAGVSVGNLYNHFPGRDDLIAEIAQIETAGLAEVVAQVATCSDARQAVDVFVKSYFAYCADPVSAVLTVEITSEALRNPAIEGLFSGNRAMLVDTLAKAIADCGQEKTQANESAGLVLDTIEGFALRVGLTGKKPKKRETEALISFVRSALTPQGD